The DNA region TTTTACTCTATGCACTATGCTCCATGCTCTATGCTTTTTCGACCATGAAGGGCATGAAAGGGGGAGAGTGAGGGTTCAGGGTTCAGGAAGGGAGTTGAACCACAGGCCACAGAGGGGGGGAGAGGGTTCAGGGTTCAGGGTTCAGGGTTCAGGGTTCGGGGTTCAGGTTCGGAGAAAGGTCATTGCGAGGAGCCGAAGGTGACGAATCGATCTCTTGATCAGTCCAAGTATAAGGAGATCGCTTCGCTCCGCTCGCAATGACGGGAATATGCTCTATGCCCTATGCTCTTTGCGTTCCCCTCCATCTGTAGCCTCTGTGGTTAATGTTTCTCATTCATGCTGAAGCCAGGCTCATAACTCGGAAGTTGGAATGAACGCCCACGCCGCCCGGAACGATCCCGGGGACACCAATACGCTGCCCTGGCCGGCCGGAATCGCAGCCGGTCGCGCTCTGGTCTATCGGCTTACCTTCTTTTTCCTGCCCCTGTTCCTGATCGAACATGGACGGACCGGGTGGGAAATCGGAGCGCTGATGTCGCTCTTCGCCCTCACCACCCTCCTGCTGGCGATGCCCTTCGGTGTTTTCAACGACCGGATGGAATCGCGCCGGCTGGTTATGGCCGGCTTCGTCGGTCTGACCGTCTTTTACCTGGGCCTGGGTTGGGCGGGCGAAGGGTGGACCCTGATTCTCATTTTCCTTCTCGGGGGACTGGGCGCCAGCATCACCCAGGTCTCGCTGGAGAGCCTGGTGTTGAAAAGCGCGCGGCCGGAGAAACGGGGCGGACACTTCGGGATCTACAGCTCCGTCACCACCCTGGTCTTCGCCGTCGCCGTCGTCGCCGGGGGCTGGCTTCTGGAGACTTTCCGCTTTCAGGCGGTCTTCCGGGCTTCGGCCGCCGGCTGCGTGGCCCTGGCCCTGCTCTCCCTGCGGCTCGGGCGCAGCCGGGAGGTCAGAAGCCCGATCTCCACCTACCGGAGCGATACTTCCGAACGGGGCAAACGGATCTTTATCGTTATCCTCTTTTTTTTCGCCTTTCATTGGGGGGCCGAAGTCACTTCCTACACCCCGTTCCTACGCGAACGGTTCGGCTACGATCTGAAAGCGACCGGACTCTATATGGGCACGGCCCTGGCCGCGCTGGCCGGGGCCTCGTTCCTGGGGGGCAGATATTCGGACCGGCTGCTCTCGATCCGCGGTTTGATGGGGTGGGGGTTCGTCCTTTCCGGCGCCGCCCAGATCCTGATGATCTTCCCTCCCCCGGGGCTGAGCCTGGCCTTCCGCGTCGCCCATGAGATCGGGGACGGACTGATCATGGTCCTCATCTTCTTCTGGGCCTCGAAGGTGTTCCACGTCGACCGGCTCAGCGGCAACTACGGCGTGCTTACGTTCGCCCTCCTGGCCGGACAGACCGTTTCCTCCCTGATTTTCGGGCCGGTGGGAGCCGCCTGGGGCTATGATGCGCCGCTGTGGATGAGCGGGGCCGTCATCCTTCTGTGCTTCGCCGCCCTGAGGCGGTTCCGGCACGAAATCTTCGCCGGGGTCTGAGCTGGGGGGAAAGTGGGAAAGAGAGGGTTCAGGGTTCAGGGTTCGGGGTTCAGGGGGGGAAGCATGGAGCATAGAAGCCCCCGGAGATTTCTGCACCCGTGCAAAGCAAAGGGCATAGAGCATGGAGCACATTGTCATATGTAGCATGGATGGCGGCAAAGAGCATAGGGCATAGAGTAATCCCCCTGAACCCCGAACCCTGAACCCTTATCGCACCTGATTACTCTGATTAACTCTGATGGGGAAAGATTTATATGGGGGACCAAAGGCCGTCACGTCCTGAACCCCGAACCCTGAACCCTCTCTTCCCCCCCCCTACAGTAGCTACATGCCTACATGTGAAAAAAATCGGAATCCCGGGGGGGGGCGGCTCAGCGGCGGCCGACGGAGGAGATGAGGTCGCGAAGCTTGGCGCTGTCGAGATTACGGAGGTAGAGCGGGGCTTTCTTTTCCGGCTGGAAGCGGCGGACCTCCTCGTCGAAAGGCTGGGGATGAGCGGGGTTGACGTAAAAAACGCCCAGGGGAAGCTTCTCGGTCTCGAGGGCGCGACGGAAGGCCGCTTCCTGATCGGAAGGATCGTGGTCGGCACCCAGGGGGTAGGTATGCTCCCGGAACCAGGCATAGGTGTTGAGATCGTTGTAGGAAACGCACGGCTGGAGGATATCGACCAGGGCGTACCCCCGGTGGGTTATGGCCCGTTTCACGATCTCGCGGGTGCCGTCGGGGTCGCCGATGAAGGCGCGCGCCACGAAAGACGCGTTGAGGGCGACGGCCAGCGCCACGGGGTTGAGGGGCTCCTCGTACACCCCGTGGACCTGGACCGGGGTCCGAAACCCCGGTGCGCTGGTGGGCGAGGCCTGCCCCTTGGTCAGGCCGTATACCATGTTGTTATGGACCAGGTGGGCGATGTCGGGGTTGCGGCGGATGGCATGGATGAAATGGTTTCCCCCTTCGCCGTAGGTGCAGCCGTCCCCGCTTGCGGCGATCACGGTCAGACCGGGGTTGGCGGCCTTGATGGCGGTGGCGGGGGGAAGCGCGCGGCCGTGGAGCCCGTTGAAATAATGACAGCGCAGGTACTGGGGAATCTTGGCCGCCTGGCCGATGCCCGAGACCATGACCAGATGCCGGGGCTCGATCCCGAGCTCGGTTAAAGCCCGGGTCAGCATCTTCAAAATGCCGAAGTTGCCGCACCCGGGGCACCAGGCGATGTCCAGGCCGGCCATCTCGAACCGGTCGGCGCTCATCGGGAAAGCTCCCTTTTGACTGCCGCTGAGAGTTCTTCCACCGAGAACGGCAACCCGTCGTATTTGCGGACGGATCCCGCAACCTCCTGACCCGTGGTCATCCGAATCAGGCGGGCGAACTGGCCGGTGGCGTTGTTCTCGACCGCCACCGTCCGGCGCGCGCGTTTCATCCAGTCGCCCAGGTCCGGCCAGAGCGGATGAATCCAGGAAAAATGCAGATACCCCACTCCTTCTCCCTTCAGTCCCTCCAGAGATTCGATCAGGGCTTCGCGGGTCGACCCCCATCCCAACACAAGAAGACGGTAATCCTCGTCGCCGAAGAATTCGGGGGCGGGAACGGCTTTTTCGATCGCCGCGGCCTTTTTCAGCCGCTTGTCGACCATGGCGGTGCGAACGACCATGGATTCGGTGATGTGGCCGCTCTGATCGTGCTCGTCGCTGTCCGCGCAGACCAGACCGTCCCCGAACCCGGGAACGCCCCGAGGCGAAATTCCGGTGTCGGTGAAGGCGTAGCGGCGGTACTCCGGCGAAGACTCGACCAGCGCTTTTTCGACGGAAAAGCCTTCGAGATCGAAGGGGGCGAGATCGTAGTGCGAATCGAGCAGATATTGGTCGGTGAGAACGACGACCGGCACCTGGAAACGGTCGGCCAGATTGAAGGCTTCCCGGGAGAGACTGAAGGCCTCCTCCAGCGACCCGGGGGCGAGCAGTATCCGGGGGAATTCGCCGTGACCGGCGAAGAGGGCGAAGAGCAGGTCGCCCTGTTCGGTCCGGGTGGGAAGGCCGGTGGCGGGCCCGGGGCGCTGGGCCAGGTGGATCACCGCCGGGGATTCGATCGCCCCGGCCAGGCTCAGCCCCTCCGCCATCAGGGCGAAGCCCCCGCCCGAGGTGGTGACCAGGGCGCGGGCCCCGGCGAACCAGGCGCCCAGGGACATATTGACGGCGGAAATTTCGTCTTCCGCCTGCTCGACCTCGATCCCGAAACCGTCGGCGTGGCCGGCGATGAACACGCCCACCCCGGTCGAAGGCGACATCGGGTAGAACGAAAGGAAATCGCAGCCCCCCGCCATCGCTCCCAGGGCGACGGCCTCGGTCCCGGCCAGAAGCAGTTCCCCGGGGCGGCCCGTGCCGGGCAGGGAGGGGACATCCTCACCGCGCTCGGCCCGGAACCGTTCCCCGATAGCGTACCCGCGGTCGAAGGCCGTCCGGTTGCCGGCCGCCACCTCGGCGCCTTTCCCGGCGAAGTACGCCTCCACGGCCTCCCCCGCCGAGGAGCGCTCAGCTCTCAGAACACCGGCCAGGACCCCGGCGGCGATCGAGTTCACGTAGTGCTCGGCGCCGATCTCGCGGGCCATTTCCCGCCAGGGGACGGCCAGAAAAATTCCGCGGCCCGACTCCTTCTCGGGCAGATCGTCGGCTTCGCCGACGACCAGCGAGCGCGCGGTGAGGCGCTCGCCCAGGTGCGCGGCGCCGCCCCGGTGCAGCACGAGAGCCACGTCCACCCGTTCCGAGTAGGCCCGGACCGGGCGGGACGAGACCCGGATCGAGGTCGTGTTCATTCCTCCCCGGATCCGGGACATGTACTCCCGTGAAGAAAAAACGTGGTTGCCGCCCCCTTTGAACAGGGAGAGGAGCAGGCTTTCCACGGTTTTGATCCCCTGCCCCGCCTGGCCGCAGATGGCCAGGGAAACATCGTCGGGCCGAGACGGCATTATCCTCTTACCTCCCCGGGACGCCGAAGCGCCCCCTCCACGGAACGGGGGGCGCCGGCCTCGCGGCCGGCGCCCCTTCTGTTCGAACCGGACCGGCTCTCAGTAGGGATAGGGGTTGGTGACCTGGTCGTCGGTGGACGCGCCGTAATAGGCGGTGAGACCGTTGCGCACCATCCACTTGCCCTGCGAAGGCCGGAAGACGGCGATGTCCGCGGTCCCGTCGCCGTTATAATCGGCGCCCACCGGGATGTCGGTGGCGGCACCGAAGTAGGCGGTGAGACCGTTGCGGACCAGCCACTTGCCCTGCGAGGACCGGAAGACGGCTATGTCCGCGGTCCCGTCGCCGTTGTAGTCTCCGGGGACCACGGTGTCGGTGGCGGCCCCGAAGTAGGCGGTAAGACCGTTGCGGACCAGCCACTTACCCTGCGAGGGCCGGAAGACGGCGATGTCCGCGGTCCCGTCGCCGTTGTAGTCCTCGGGGACGACTTCGTCGCTGGAGGACCCGAAGTAGGCGGTCTGGCCGTTGCGCACCATCCACTTGCCCTGCGAGGGCCGGAAGATGGCGATGTCCGCGGTCCCGTCGCCGTTGTAGTCTCCGGGGACCACGGTGTCGGTGGCGGCCCCGAAGTAGGCGGTGAGCCCGTTGCGGACCAGCCACTTGCCCTGCGAGGGCCGGAAGATGGCCACGTCCCAGGCGCCGTCGCCGTCATAGTCCTGCGGTACCGGGAGATCGGTGGAGCTGCCGTAGTAGGAACGGGTGCTCTGACGGATCAGCCACAGTCCGTTGGACGGACGGTAGACCGCGATATCGGCGGTGCCGTCGCCCGTGTAGTCGCCGATGACCGCGCCGCCGCCGGTGACCGGAGTCGGAACGGGGGTCGGAGTGGTCATGGCCGACCCCTTGTAGAAGACGGCGTCGTCGGCGTAACCGGCCAGGGCCAGCGACGGGTTCTTGGCCTCGATGTCGACCCGGGCGTTGGCGGTGCCGGCGATAGCGGTCTGGGTGACCTGGATCAGCTCCCAC from bacterium includes:
- a CDS encoding 2-oxoacid:acceptor oxidoreductase subunit alpha; translated protein: MPSRPDDVSLAICGQAGQGIKTVESLLLSLFKGGGNHVFSSREYMSRIRGGMNTTSIRVSSRPVRAYSERVDVALVLHRGGAAHLGERLTARSLVVGEADDLPEKESGRGIFLAVPWREMAREIGAEHYVNSIAAGVLAGVLRAERSSAGEAVEAYFAGKGAEVAAGNRTAFDRGYAIGERFRAERGEDVPSLPGTGRPGELLLAGTEAVALGAMAGGCDFLSFYPMSPSTGVGVFIAGHADGFGIEVEQAEDEISAVNMSLGAWFAGARALVTTSGGGFALMAEGLSLAGAIESPAVIHLAQRPGPATGLPTRTEQGDLLFALFAGHGEFPRILLAPGSLEEAFSLSREAFNLADRFQVPVVVLTDQYLLDSHYDLAPFDLEGFSVEKALVESSPEYRRYAFTDTGISPRGVPGFGDGLVCADSDEHDQSGHITESMVVRTAMVDKRLKKAAAIEKAVPAPEFFGDEDYRLLVLGWGSTREALIESLEGLKGEGVGYLHFSWIHPLWPDLGDWMKRARRTVAVENNATGQFARLIRMTTGQEVAGSVRKYDGLPFSVEELSAAVKRELSR
- a CDS encoding MFS transporter produces the protein MNAHAARNDPGDTNTLPWPAGIAAGRALVYRLTFFFLPLFLIEHGRTGWEIGALMSLFALTTLLLAMPFGVFNDRMESRRLVMAGFVGLTVFYLGLGWAGEGWTLILIFLLGGLGASITQVSLESLVLKSARPEKRGGHFGIYSSVTTLVFAVAVVAGGWLLETFRFQAVFRASAAGCVALALLSLRLGRSREVRSPISTYRSDTSERGKRIFIVILFFFAFHWGAEVTSYTPFLRERFGYDLKATGLYMGTALAALAGASFLGGRYSDRLLSIRGLMGWGFVLSGAAQILMIFPPPGLSLAFRVAHEIGDGLIMVLIFFWASKVFHVDRLSGNYGVLTFALLAGQTVSSLIFGPVGAAWGYDAPLWMSGAVILLCFAALRRFRHEIFAGV
- a CDS encoding thiamine pyrophosphate-dependent enzyme, translated to MSADRFEMAGLDIAWCPGCGNFGILKMLTRALTELGIEPRHLVMVSGIGQAAKIPQYLRCHYFNGLHGRALPPATAIKAANPGLTVIAASGDGCTYGEGGNHFIHAIRRNPDIAHLVHNNMVYGLTKGQASPTSAPGFRTPVQVHGVYEEPLNPVALAVALNASFVARAFIGDPDGTREIVKRAITHRGYALVDILQPCVSYNDLNTYAWFREHTYPLGADHDPSDQEAAFRRALETEKLPLGVFYVNPAHPQPFDEEVRRFQPEKKAPLYLRNLDSAKLRDLISSVGRR